The sequence below is a genomic window from Proteus vulgaris.
GGCGCTGGTACTGTTAATCCCGTTTCGCTAACCACCAGCCCTCACGCGGTATTATTACAACAACTCGGTTTTACCATTGAAAGTGCAGATCTTGCGTGGCAACCGAAAGATAAACCCGTTTCAGATTTTGTGTGGGCTCAATATGAGCATTTAACACAACTCACTGCACCTACAACGTTCCTATTAAGTGGAACCGCCAAAGAAGCCGATGTATTTATGGCTGATCCCATTCTTGCCAATCTACCTTCTATAAAAAATAATCAAGTTTATGGTTTAGGTGCAAACTCGTTTCGTATTGATTATTACAGCGCGCAAGAAATTATCAGTGATATGGTTACGCGCTTTGGCCAACAGAAGTAATAACGCATGTTCACTTCTCACCATAGCATAAAGTGGGGAATAAGAGGCGCTATTCTTCTATTGCTCTGTTTTGCACTATTAAGCTTATTTGTAGGAAGCCGACCTGTTTCTATGTACACAACATGGCAGGCTTTTATCGATTTTGATACGACAAATAGTGAGCACTTATTAGTGCGCTATCTACGCTTTCCTCGCACATTATTAGCAATAGTGATTGGTGTCGCATTAGGCGGAGCCGGAACACTAATGCAAGCTTTGACTCGCAACCCACTCGCTGATCCGGGCTTGTTTGGCATTAATGCTGGAGCCATGGTTGCGATTGTCTCTTTAATTGCGCTAACGGGGATCACTGATGTCACTATTTACATGTGGTTTGGTTTATTAGGGGCTTTCTTCGCAGGTATTGGTGTGTATCTTCTTGGCGGGGTAAGACACGGACTTAACCCTGTGAGAATGGTGCTTGCAGGTGTTGCGCTTTCCGTTGTTTTACTCGCTATTACACAGCTTGTTACGGTAAATAGTGATGAACGCGTGTTCGATCAATTCCGTCATTGGGTTGTGGGTTCATTACAAGGACGTAGCTTCGATGTTTTGTACCCAATTACGGTATTAGTGGTAATTGGAAGTGTGATTGCTTACTCACTCACGCGTTCGTTAGATATCGTGACGTTAGGTGATGATATTAGCCATGCGTTGGGCGCTAACCAAAAACGAGTTTGGTTATTATCGGCTTTTGCAATAGT
It includes:
- a CDS encoding FecCD family ABC transporter permease yields the protein MFTSHHSIKWGIRGAILLLLCFALLSLFVGSRPVSMYTTWQAFIDFDTTNSEHLLVRYLRFPRTLLAIVIGVALGGAGTLMQALTRNPLADPGLFGINAGAMVAIVSLIALTGITDVTIYMWFGLLGAFFAGIGVYLLGGVRHGLNPVRMVLAGVALSVVLLAITQLVTVNSDERVFDQFRHWVVGSLQGRSFDVLYPITVLVVIGSVIAYSLTRSLDIVTLGDDISHALGANQKRVWLLSAFAIVLLAGSATAAVGPISFLGLTAPHFARRLVGAEYRRILPMSMLIGALVMLVADCLGRLIGTLGEISVGIMISLIGGPFFIYLVKRWRIITL